The following proteins come from a genomic window of Metarhizium brunneum chromosome 2, complete sequence:
- the BGLU4 gene encoding Beta-glucosidase 4, with protein sequence MKKSSSFLLGHAVLADVLSAQQVYVPAGGPTPRPQCPCSKVKEPHYSYQPFSFTLTETVRYATSVPAPTATTTYAPPPDAVSALVPSLSYATWGNWNRNAPVKANDTNDPYGQAAWTALWQHADPPNFTERALYSTTVSPTPVATSELVLPPRDYFGPTDCYDFPANFSFGVASSASQIEGAAADEGKSPSLMDILVRDSRPKSYTTNEHYYLYKQDIERVAAMGAKYFSFSLAWTRILPFALPGTPVNRKGIDHYNDVINFILEKGMIPVATLLHFDTPLQFYGGNLTTAADKPEIGYVNGAYQNESFPDAFVHYAKVAMTHYADRVPIWFTFNEPLLYSYNAKSIDHVIRSHARVYHFYKEELRGTGRISLKFNNNFGVPRNPNSEADVYAANHFNSIQLGPFCDPIYLGKDYPESFKKTFPDYIPLSKEDLRYIGGTADFLGIDPYTATVVAPPVPNDSNSVLECAANSSSTFRPYCVNQTSVTVHGWDIGYRSQSYVYITPTYLRSYLNYLYNTWKTPVAITEFGFPVFAESEKALSDQLFDSPRSIYYLSYMSEVLKSIWEDGVEVIGAYAWSFADNWEFGDYSAQFGLQVVNRTTQTRYFKKSFFDLVDFMRARGA encoded by the coding sequence ATGAAGAAGagctcttcttttctcttggGCCACGCCGTCTTGGCTGACGTATTGTCGGCACAACAAGTATACGTGCCGGCAGGAGGTCCAACACCACGACCGCAATGCCCATGCTCAAAGGTCAAGGAGCCTCACTATTCCTATCAGCCCTTTAGCTTCACACTCACAGAAACTGTCCGATATGCCACATCGGTACCTGCCCCGACGGCTACAACTACAtacgctcctcctcctgaTGCGGTGTCTGCCTTGGTCCCTTCTCTGTCGTATGCCACATGGGGCAACTGGAATCGCAATGCTCCCGTCAAGGCAAACGATACCAACGATCCATATGGTCAAGCTGCTTGGACTGCTCTTTGGCAGCATGCCGACCCGCCAAACTTCACGGAAAGGGCTTTGTACAGCACAACTGTGTCTCCAACGCCCGTTGCTACCAGTGAGCTAGTGCTCCCTCCTCGAGACTACTTTGGACCGACCGACTGTTACGACTTTCCGGCCAACTTCTCCTTTGGAGTGGCCAGCTCCGCCTCCCAGATCGAAGGCGCTGCCGCTGATGAGGGCAAATCTCCGTCTCTCATGGACATTCTGGTTCGGGATTCGCGGCCAAAGTCTTACACGACCAATGAACACTACTATCTCTACAAGCAGGATATTGAACGCGTGGCGGCAATGGGCGCCAAGTACTTCTCCTTCAGTCTCGCATGGACTCGCATTCTACCGTTTGCCTTGCCAGGAACACCAGTCAACAGGAAAGGCATTGATCACTACAACGACGTcatcaacttcatcctgGAGAAGGGCATGATTCCCGTCGCCACCCTGCTTCACTTTGACACGCCCCTCCAGTTCTACGGAGGTAACCTCACAACGGCCGCCGACAAGCCCGAGATTGGATACGTGAATGGTGCGTACCAGAACGAGTCCTTCCCGGACGCCTTTGTCCACTACGCCAAGGTCGCCATGACACACTACGCCGATAGGGTTCCCATCTGGTTCACCTTCAACGAGCCCCTGCTCTACTCGTACAATGCCAAGTCCATTGACCACGTCATCAGGTCTCACGCCCGAGTCTACCACTTCTACAAGGAGGAGCTAAGGGGGACTGGACGCATCTCTCTCAAGTTCAACAACAACTTTGGTGTGCCGCGGAACCCAAACAGCGAGGCTGACGTATATGCTGCCAACCACTTCAACTCGATTCAACTGGGGCCATTTTGCGACCCCATCTATCTGGGAAAGGACTATCCCGAGTCGTTCAAAAAGACTTTCCCTGATTACATCCCTCTGAGCAAAGAGGACTTGCGATACATTGGAGGTACAGCCGACTTTCTCGGCATCGATCCGTACACCGCAACCGTCGTGGCTCCTCCAGTTCCCAATGACTCCAACAGCGTCCTGGAATGCGCGGCCaactcgtcgtcgacgttCAGGCCGTACTGTGTCAATCAAACCTCCGTCACTGTCCATGGCTGGGACATTGGGTATCGTTCACAGTCTTATGTATACATTACTCCCACATACTTGCGGAGCTACCTCAACTATCTGTACAACACCTGGAAGACCCCAGTCGCCATCACAGAGTTTGGATTCCCCGTTTTTGCAGAGTCGGAAAAGGCATTGTCTGACCAGTTGTTCGACTCTCCCCGGAGCATCTACTACCTGAGCTACATGTCCGAGGTTCTCAAGTCCATCTGGGAGGATGGTGTGGAGGTAATTGGTGCGTATGCTTGGTCATTCGCAGATAATTGGGAATTTGGCGACTATAGTGCACAGTTTGGATTGCAGGTGGTGAATCGTACGACGCAGACAAGGTATTTCAAGAAGAGCTTCTTTGATCTGGTTGACTTTATGAGGGCGAGGGGGGCATAA
- the PLR_Lu1 gene encoding Bifunctional pinoresinol-lariciresinol reductase 1 — protein MSAIKNVTIVGAAGNLGATVFKTLVDSGKFNVQVLRRPNSTTQYPAGTKVVEADFSSVDALATALEGQDAVIALLGPTALSLQRQLIDASIKSGVKRFIPSEFGGDLSNAKNRTLLPFLEKVKIQDYLTDKSKSSSLTYTYIYTGAFLDWGIEGNFLLDVSNYQPTIYNGGNQVFNSTSLDTVAKGVVGVLAHPDETKNRAVYLGDVKISQNDLLAIAKKVAPNKPWQPKHTALDEATAEADKRLAQGIVDFHTIVPYLYRSIFDPEHGSDFQKNDNELLGVPKKDEKFIEQVYAKKLA, from the coding sequence ATGTCGGCTATTAAGAACGTCACCATTGTCGGCGCTGCGGGCAACCTTGGCGCAACGGTATTCAAGACGCTCGTCGATTCGGGCAAGTTCAACGTCCAGGTTCTGAGACGGCCGAATTCCACGACTCAGTACCCTGCCGGCACAAAagtcgtcgaggccgactTCTCATCCGTCGACGCTCTCGCTACAGCACTCGagggccaagatgccgtgATTGCGCTTTTGGGGCCAACAGCTCTGAGCCTTCAGCGCCAACTGATTGACGCCTCCATCAAGTCCGGGGTCAAGCGATTCATCCCCTCAGAGTTTGGTGGTGACTTGAGCAATGCCAAGAACCGAACTCTGCTCCCGTTCCTCGAGAAGGTCAAAATCCAGGACTACTTGAccgacaagtccaagtccTCTTCCCTCACCTACACCTACATTTACACTGGTGCTTTCTTGGACTGGGGCATCGAAGGCAACTTCCTCCTGGACGTATCAAACTATCAGCCGACGATTTACAACGGCGGGAACCAGGTGTTCAACTCTACATCTCTGGACACTGTTGCCAAGGGCGTGGTCGGCGTGCTGGCCCATCCCGACGAAACCAAGAACAGGGCCGTGTACCTGGGGGACGTCAAGATATCACAGAATGACCTGCTGGCCATTGCAAAGAAGGTGGCGCCCAACAAACCATGGCAGCCTAAGCACACTGCCCTGGATGAGGCCACTGCCGAAGCTGACAAGAGGTTGGCCCAAGGAATTGTGGACTTTCACACCATTGTGCCATACTTGTATCGATCTATTTTCGACCCCGAGCACGGTAGCGACTTTCAGAAGAATGACAATGAGCTCTTGGGCGTGCCTAAGAAGGACGAGAAGTTTATCGAGCAAGTGTATGCGAAAAAGCTTGCCTAA